A part of Paenarthrobacter sp. A20 genomic DNA contains:
- a CDS encoding enoyl-CoA hydratase/isomerase family protein yields MGALETEDEVLFERRGHLGIVTLNRPKAVNALNAGMVKAMLGQLADWADDDAVATVLVRGTGDRGLCAGGDIVAIYKDMLHSGTETAEFWADEYRLNALISHYPKPYVAFMDGLVLGGGVGISAHGSLRVVTERTRTGMPETTIGFVPDVGGTLLLSRSPGETGTHAALTGAHLAGADALFLGLADHFVPSESLPALAEALETSTAEAAVERFAQAAPDSALAAQRGWIDAAYAYDDAEEIVRGLRSAGAEAAAVADTIEAKSPTSVKVALASLRRVRGLSLEEALDQEYRVGLRCLAGPDFREGIRAQVVDKDRNPQWKPPTLADVRTSDVEGYFAPLGERELGLSASPVQSN; encoded by the coding sequence ATGGGGGCATTGGAGACAGAAGACGAGGTTCTCTTTGAGCGCCGGGGCCATTTGGGCATCGTGACCCTGAACCGACCCAAGGCCGTCAACGCGCTCAACGCGGGAATGGTGAAAGCCATGCTCGGGCAGTTGGCGGACTGGGCGGACGACGACGCCGTCGCCACAGTTTTGGTGCGCGGCACCGGCGACCGCGGCCTGTGCGCGGGCGGGGACATCGTGGCCATCTATAAGGACATGCTCCACAGTGGAACAGAAACAGCGGAGTTCTGGGCCGACGAGTACCGGCTGAACGCCCTGATCTCGCACTATCCCAAACCGTATGTGGCCTTCATGGACGGCCTGGTGCTGGGCGGTGGTGTCGGCATCTCGGCGCACGGTTCCTTGCGTGTCGTCACCGAACGGACACGCACCGGAATGCCCGAAACCACCATTGGATTCGTGCCCGACGTCGGCGGCACGCTCCTGCTGTCACGCTCGCCGGGGGAGACGGGAACCCACGCTGCCCTGACGGGTGCCCATCTGGCCGGCGCCGATGCCCTGTTCCTGGGCCTCGCGGACCACTTTGTGCCGTCCGAAAGCCTGCCCGCGTTGGCGGAAGCGCTGGAAACCTCGACGGCGGAAGCCGCCGTCGAGCGCTTCGCCCAAGCCGCGCCGGACTCGGCCCTGGCGGCCCAACGCGGGTGGATCGACGCCGCGTACGCGTACGACGATGCCGAGGAGATCGTGCGGGGCCTGCGCTCGGCGGGGGCTGAAGCGGCTGCCGTTGCGGACACGATCGAGGCGAAATCGCCAACGTCGGTGAAAGTCGCTTTGGCATCCCTGCGCCGGGTCCGGGGGCTCTCGCTCGAGGAAGCGCTGGACCAGGAGTACCGGGTAGGGCTTCGTTGCCTTGCAGGTCCGGACTTCCGTGAAGGCATCCGCGCGCAGGTGGTGGACAAGGACAGGAATCCGCAATGGAAGCCGCCGACGCTCGCTGACGTCCGCACGTCCGACGTCGAGGGCTACTTCGCGCCGCTTGGAGAACGCGAGCTGGGGCTTTCAGCCAGTCCAGTCCAGTCGAATTGA
- the mmsB gene encoding 3-hydroxyisobutyrate dehydrogenase, with protein MTENAATSDIQAPSTGLIAFLGLGHMGGPMAANLIRAGHEVIGYDPVPAAVEAALAHGIPMASTAHEAAAEAAVVLTMLPSGKHVLDAYRGVDGPGLLSVAKPNTLFLDCSTINVDEAREAAAVALEAGHRSVDAPVSGGVVGAEAGTLTFMVGALPEDFETVKPILELMGKRIVHCGDHGAGQAAKVCNNMILGVSMIAVAEAFVLGEKLGLTHQALFDVASNASGQCWALTTNCPVPGPVPTSPANRDYQPGFAGALMAKDLRLALNALESTGVAAEMGPLASRIYDAFAAGEGAGRDFSGIITEIRDKSV; from the coding sequence ATGACAGAGAACGCAGCCACGTCAGATATCCAAGCCCCCTCAACAGGACTCATCGCTTTCCTCGGCCTCGGCCACATGGGCGGACCCATGGCGGCGAACCTGATCAGAGCGGGGCACGAAGTCATCGGCTATGACCCAGTCCCTGCGGCTGTCGAGGCAGCGCTGGCCCACGGGATTCCCATGGCGTCCACGGCACATGAGGCCGCAGCGGAAGCGGCGGTGGTGTTGACCATGCTCCCCAGCGGCAAGCACGTGCTGGACGCCTACCGGGGCGTGGACGGTCCTGGGCTCCTTTCCGTTGCGAAGCCGAACACCCTGTTTCTGGACTGCTCAACCATCAACGTGGACGAAGCGCGCGAAGCGGCTGCCGTTGCACTGGAAGCCGGGCACCGCTCCGTGGACGCCCCGGTTTCCGGCGGCGTGGTGGGTGCCGAAGCGGGCACCCTGACGTTCATGGTGGGTGCATTGCCGGAGGATTTCGAGACCGTGAAACCGATCCTGGAACTCATGGGCAAGAGGATCGTCCACTGTGGTGACCATGGTGCAGGGCAGGCCGCCAAGGTCTGCAACAACATGATTCTGGGCGTGTCCATGATCGCTGTTGCGGAGGCTTTTGTCCTCGGCGAGAAGCTGGGCCTCACGCACCAGGCGTTGTTCGACGTCGCCTCCAACGCGTCCGGACAATGCTGGGCACTGACCACCAACTGTCCCGTTCCGGGACCTGTGCCCACCAGCCCCGCCAACCGCGATTACCAGCCGGGGTTTGCCGGTGCGTTGATGGCCAAGGACCTGCGCCTGGCACTGAACGCGTTGGAAAGCACAGGTGTTGCGGCAGAGATGGGACCGCTGGCATCGCGTATTTACGATGCTTTTGCCGCCGGCGAGGGTGCCGGCAGGGACTTCTCCGGCATCATTACGGAGATCCGCGACAAGTCCGTGTGA
- a CDS encoding enoyl-CoA hydratase, producing the protein MTEQYKNIVMERRGRVGLVTLNRPEALNALNTALMTELVDAVTAMDTDPDVGAVVITGSAKAFAAGADIKEMSSNSYMDMYAADWFRRWEDLTRLRIPVIAAVSGFALGGGCELAMMADFIIAGDNAKFGQPEINLGVIPGMGGSQRLTRAVGKAKAMDMILTGRFMDADEAERSGLVSRVVPAAEVIDEAVKAADVIASKSKPVAMVAKEAVNAAFETGLAQGVVFERRVFHSLFATEDQKEGMAAFSEKRQPEFKHR; encoded by the coding sequence ATGACGGAGCAGTACAAGAACATTGTGATGGAACGGCGGGGCCGGGTGGGCCTGGTGACCCTGAACCGGCCGGAGGCATTAAATGCGCTGAACACGGCGCTCATGACTGAACTCGTGGATGCTGTCACGGCCATGGACACCGATCCGGACGTGGGCGCGGTGGTCATCACGGGCTCCGCCAAAGCGTTCGCTGCCGGGGCCGACATCAAGGAAATGTCTTCCAACAGTTACATGGACATGTACGCCGCAGACTGGTTCCGGCGGTGGGAGGACCTCACACGCCTGCGGATTCCTGTCATTGCTGCTGTCTCCGGTTTCGCCCTCGGCGGTGGCTGCGAACTGGCGATGATGGCCGATTTCATTATTGCCGGAGACAACGCCAAGTTCGGCCAGCCCGAGATCAACCTCGGTGTAATTCCGGGGATGGGCGGCTCGCAGCGGCTCACCCGCGCCGTGGGCAAGGCCAAGGCGATGGACATGATCCTGACGGGCCGGTTCATGGATGCCGACGAGGCCGAACGCTCCGGCCTGGTCTCCAGGGTTGTTCCTGCCGCTGAGGTGATCGATGAAGCAGTCAAGGCTGCCGACGTCATCGCGTCCAAGTCCAAACCGGTCGCGATGGTGGCCAAGGAGGCCGTCAACGCTGCCTTCGAGACGGGCTTGGCCCAAGGGGTTGTCTTTGAACGGCGGGTGTTCCACTCACTCTTCGCCACTGAGGACCAGAAGGAAGGCATGGCCGCGTTTAGCGAGAAGCGCCAACCGGAGTTCAAACACCGCTAA
- a CDS encoding DUF4190 domain-containing protein produces the protein MSTEIVQANHTEASTQPINRQALVAAAMAVVALVGLFFAGMAVIAVFVVGAGHVALNQIQQRGERGRGFAIAALAVGYGIGLLSLGSALIFAFTSAG, from the coding sequence ATGTCAACGGAGATCGTTCAGGCTAACCACACTGAAGCGTCCACCCAGCCGATCAACCGGCAGGCCCTCGTAGCCGCCGCGATGGCAGTAGTTGCCCTCGTGGGGCTGTTCTTCGCGGGTATGGCAGTCATCGCGGTCTTCGTCGTCGGGGCGGGCCATGTGGCCTTGAACCAGATACAACAGCGCGGTGAGCGCGGACGGGGCTTCGCCATTGCGGCTTTGGCTGTGGGCTACGGCATCGGTCTCCTGTCCTTGGGCTCGGCGCTGATCTTCGCGTTCACCTCGGCAGGCTGA
- a CDS encoding dihydrofolate reductase family protein: MGQLIVQDFVTADGFAADTNNEFKAYELLEGGTAEFDRAQLEWLGSVEAMVLGATTYRYFAEFWPTPASEGEIIAPALNGLRRHVFSRQLKEAPWGDFPPSTIESGDAIEAIRRIKRESEKDIVLWGSLSLGGTFFAAGEVDAVRLVVMPVGQGAGRGVFPAGHDPALLKLVDVNSYDQGLVELSYTLRKQS, translated from the coding sequence ATGGGACAACTGATCGTCCAGGATTTTGTCACCGCCGACGGATTCGCCGCCGACACCAACAATGAGTTCAAGGCCTATGAACTGCTGGAAGGTGGAACGGCTGAGTTCGACCGCGCCCAGCTCGAGTGGCTCGGCAGCGTTGAAGCCATGGTTCTGGGCGCCACCACGTACAGATACTTCGCCGAGTTCTGGCCTACGCCTGCATCGGAGGGCGAAATCATTGCACCGGCCCTCAATGGCCTGCGCCGCCACGTGTTTTCGCGCCAACTGAAGGAAGCCCCGTGGGGTGACTTCCCGCCGTCGACTATTGAATCCGGCGACGCGATCGAAGCGATCCGCCGCATCAAGCGCGAGTCCGAAAAGGACATTGTCCTGTGGGGCAGCCTGTCCCTCGGCGGGACGTTCTTCGCGGCAGGCGAGGTGGACGCGGTCCGGTTGGTGGTCATGCCGGTGGGCCAAGGCGCCGGCCGCGGCGTCTTCCCCGCCGGACACGACCCCGCGCTGTTGAAGCTAGTGGACGTGAACAGCTACGACCAAGGCCTGGTGGAGCTCAGTTACACCCTGCGGAAGCAGAGCTAG
- a CDS encoding TenA family protein encodes MGFAEELRNQYAEDWDAAVNHPFVDQLLDGSLLDEDLRHYLVQDYQFCDAFTALLGQAVASAPSLPSRLVFAGVLGAFASDENTFFQDCFNELDVPEADRTTPVLGPATRAFDALMRSALATRSYPDVLAVLLVAEWLYGDWAARAGDPDSWPAEPKHAEWIRLHNNPEYNAWVTWLRDEFDAVEPSSPQDRHRVTGTFAEAVRLERAFFDAALVSAAIR; translated from the coding sequence GTGGGCTTTGCCGAAGAACTCAGGAACCAGTACGCCGAAGATTGGGACGCTGCCGTCAACCATCCGTTCGTGGACCAACTTCTGGACGGGTCCCTCCTGGACGAGGACCTGCGCCACTACCTCGTGCAGGATTACCAGTTCTGCGACGCGTTCACGGCCCTCCTGGGCCAGGCCGTGGCGTCGGCTCCATCCCTTCCTTCGCGGCTGGTGTTCGCTGGAGTCCTCGGGGCCTTCGCTTCGGACGAGAACACGTTCTTCCAGGATTGCTTCAATGAACTGGACGTACCGGAAGCAGACAGGACAACACCAGTCCTCGGACCTGCCACCCGCGCTTTCGATGCCCTCATGCGCAGCGCCCTCGCCACCCGCTCCTACCCGGATGTCCTGGCAGTCCTGCTGGTTGCCGAGTGGCTCTACGGCGACTGGGCGGCCCGCGCCGGCGATCCTGACAGCTGGCCCGCCGAACCCAAGCATGCCGAGTGGATCCGTCTCCACAACAACCCTGAGTACAACGCGTGGGTGACGTGGTTGCGCGACGAGTTCGACGCCGTCGAGCCTTCATCCCCGCAGGATCGGCACCGTGTGACCGGTACTTTCGCGGAAGCGGTGCGGCTGGAGCGGGCGTTCTTCGACGCGGCGCTTGTCAGCGCAGCTATCCGCTAG
- a CDS encoding universal stress protein — translation MTETRTIVVGYDGSEEAKRAVQWAARHAVRRDCSLQIVHCSLWVLLSHNRGPVPGVADSGLERAAQKVLEEGLALAQETVPELTVHTTLLHGMPRDHLAHVSVGAEMLVLGSRGLGGFMGLLVGSVSLELAATAECPVAVIRADDHPSGPVLLAVDDSGSPAALDDACVFAAATGADLMIVHVLHEPAGYRLLREPVEAYPDAEALLDSVLSQARHKAPGITVAGELLVDASFSRAVVKASQGARLTVVGTKGHGVIKGTIGSTAHAVLHHAHSPVLVSRRKAGPA, via the coding sequence ATGACGGAAACCCGCACGATCGTGGTTGGCTATGACGGATCCGAAGAAGCGAAGCGTGCCGTCCAATGGGCAGCCCGACACGCGGTCCGGCGGGACTGTTCCCTGCAGATTGTCCACTGTTCCCTGTGGGTCCTGCTGTCCCATAACAGGGGGCCGGTCCCCGGGGTGGCTGACAGCGGCCTCGAACGTGCGGCACAAAAAGTCCTGGAAGAGGGGTTGGCCCTCGCCCAGGAGACTGTTCCCGAGCTGACTGTCCACACCACCTTGTTGCATGGGATGCCCCGCGACCATCTTGCCCACGTTTCCGTCGGCGCGGAGATGCTGGTGCTGGGAAGCCGGGGCCTTGGCGGGTTCATGGGATTGCTGGTGGGATCCGTCAGCCTTGAATTGGCCGCAACCGCAGAATGTCCCGTGGCCGTGATCCGTGCGGATGACCACCCCTCCGGCCCCGTGTTGCTTGCCGTGGATGACTCAGGATCACCGGCAGCACTCGACGATGCCTGCGTATTCGCTGCGGCAACGGGCGCGGACCTCATGATCGTCCATGTACTTCACGAACCTGCCGGCTACCGCCTGCTGCGTGAACCTGTGGAAGCGTACCCGGACGCTGAAGCCTTGCTGGACTCCGTGCTGAGCCAGGCCCGCCACAAAGCACCCGGGATCACCGTGGCCGGAGAGTTGTTAGTGGATGCTTCCTTCTCCCGGGCGGTGGTCAAGGCCTCCCAAGGAGCACGCCTTACGGTGGTGGGGACCAAAGGGCACGGCGTCATCAAGGGCACCATCGGCTCCACCGCCCACGCCGTACTCCACCATGCCCACAGTCCAGTGTTGGTGTCGCGCCGGAAGGCCGGGCCGGCGTAA
- a CDS encoding helix-turn-helix transcriptional regulator has product MDNRAEVREFLISRRAQVAPEQVGLPVGSNRRVKGLRRSEVATLAGLSVEYYTRLERGAISGASPQVLESLARALNMDDAERAHLFDLAHAASPVARPPRRRNSKSYVPHQSLQWALDAVTAGPAFVRNGRMDLLAVNPLARAFYKDSYDMPGQPPNIARFTFLDDRAHEFYPDWDAFAEATVSILRTEAGRDPHNKELHDLIGELSTRSDEFRTRWGAHNVRHHGTGFKTFKHPIVGEMTLAYEGLEMAAEPGLTLTIYAAEPGSPSAERLQLLASWAASEYGVQPAAERTVADS; this is encoded by the coding sequence ATGGACAATCGGGCAGAAGTACGCGAATTCCTGATCTCCCGGCGCGCCCAAGTGGCCCCCGAGCAGGTTGGATTGCCGGTCGGCTCCAATCGGCGCGTGAAGGGATTGCGTCGCAGCGAGGTGGCCACGCTGGCCGGGCTGAGTGTCGAGTACTACACCCGCCTGGAGCGCGGCGCCATCAGTGGCGCTTCGCCACAAGTACTCGAGAGCCTAGCCAGGGCGCTGAATATGGATGATGCCGAGCGCGCCCACCTCTTTGATCTGGCCCATGCAGCGAGTCCAGTTGCCCGACCGCCGCGACGCCGGAACTCGAAGTCCTATGTGCCCCACCAGAGCCTGCAGTGGGCGTTGGATGCTGTCACGGCAGGACCTGCGTTTGTCCGCAACGGCCGGATGGATCTGCTGGCCGTGAACCCGCTGGCCCGGGCGTTCTACAAGGACTCCTACGACATGCCGGGCCAGCCACCCAACATCGCCCGCTTCACCTTCCTGGACGATCGCGCACATGAGTTCTATCCGGACTGGGATGCGTTTGCCGAGGCGACTGTCTCGATTCTCCGCACGGAGGCCGGACGCGACCCGCACAACAAGGAGCTCCACGATCTCATTGGTGAGCTCAGCACCCGCAGCGATGAGTTCCGCACCCGCTGGGGCGCACACAACGTCCGCCATCATGGCACCGGTTTCAAGACCTTCAAACACCCCATCGTTGGTGAAATGACACTCGCCTATGAGGGCCTGGAAATGGCCGCGGAACCTGGACTGACCCTCACGATCTATGCAGCCGAGCCTGGATCGCCGTCGGCCGAGCGCCTTCAGCTGCTGGCATCGTGGGCGGCCAGCGAATACGGTGTTCAGCCTGCTGCCGAAAGGACCGTCGCGGACAGCTGA
- a CDS encoding PDDEXK nuclease domain-containing protein → METGKFQLDFHVALIEEMLRRENRNETIGILICGTQNDRSAWHSLGRSTSPMAVAAYANDHRQT, encoded by the coding sequence CTGGAGACGGGCAAGTTCCAGCTCGACTTCCACGTCGCCCTTATAGAGGAAATGCTGCGACGCGAGAACCGCAACGAAACCATCGGCATTCTCATCTGCGGTACCCAGAACGATCGCAGCGCCTGGCACAGCCTCGGCCGCTCAACCTCACCAATGGCAGTCGCAGCCTACGCCAACGACCATCGACAGACGTGA
- a CDS encoding RES domain-containing protein: MEQNELAIIPAAGPVWRIGFRPEPWAWSGWEWATDGRFPGRWDDLHGNFRTVYAGSSLKACLLEVLAGFRRDARLAAELDEIVEDDEDQVLHPTIPPGEVPREWLEPRAATRAELSGHYCAVTASQTIAALYPNFIATALSLGLADFDAAALKDARPRQLTQGVAAWLYETTTVDGVTFNSRHGDELRLWAIFERPGDPPTSPKLGRTQVVDIHHDAAAINEAFEILKLNWREA; this comes from the coding sequence GTGGAACAGAACGAACTAGCCATCATCCCAGCGGCCGGCCCTGTGTGGCGCATCGGGTTCCGCCCCGAGCCCTGGGCGTGGAGCGGCTGGGAATGGGCAACGGATGGCCGTTTCCCGGGACGCTGGGATGACCTGCACGGCAACTTCCGCACCGTCTACGCCGGCTCAAGCCTGAAGGCATGCCTCCTGGAAGTCCTGGCCGGCTTCCGCCGCGACGCCAGACTCGCCGCGGAACTGGACGAAATCGTCGAAGACGATGAAGACCAAGTGCTGCACCCGACCATCCCGCCAGGAGAAGTTCCACGTGAATGGCTGGAACCACGAGCAGCGACCCGCGCCGAACTCTCCGGGCACTACTGCGCCGTCACCGCCTCCCAAACCATCGCCGCCCTCTATCCGAACTTCATCGCTACTGCCTTGAGTCTCGGACTGGCCGATTTCGACGCGGCGGCGTTGAAAGACGCCCGCCCGAGACAACTGACTCAGGGCGTCGCCGCCTGGCTATACGAAACAACCACTGTCGATGGTGTCACCTTCAACTCCCGCCACGGCGACGAGCTCCGGCTGTGGGCAATCTTCGAGCGGCCCGGGGATCCCCCAACCAGCCCCAAACTTGGCCGGACCCAAGTGGTTGACATCCACCACGACGCTGCGGCGATCAACGAAGCATTCGAAATCCTCAAACTCAACTGGCGTGAAGCGTAG
- a CDS encoding cyclophilin-like fold protein: protein MRRSVAGRLLPAITIAAAAALASCNTTPSGEPAPSPADETSTPATGSVVGTVVRFSTGSASLDVTIGEDNPATRDFLSLLPLTLTMEEFAGREKIAELPRPLNHQGSPGSDPENGDLIYFVPWGNLGFYYDASGIGFSDQTIHLGRYTATPERLAQFEGPDVRVEVSR from the coding sequence ATGAGGCGCAGCGTCGCTGGAAGATTGTTGCCCGCCATCACCATTGCGGCGGCCGCGGCGCTGGCCAGCTGCAACACAACGCCCTCCGGCGAACCCGCACCGAGTCCGGCCGACGAAACATCAACTCCCGCCACCGGCAGCGTCGTAGGTACCGTGGTCCGCTTCAGCACCGGCTCGGCATCACTTGACGTGACCATCGGTGAGGACAACCCGGCCACCCGGGACTTCTTGAGCCTGCTGCCGCTCACGCTCACTATGGAAGAGTTCGCCGGCCGGGAGAAAATCGCTGAGCTGCCGAGACCTCTCAACCACCAAGGATCCCCCGGGTCCGACCCTGAAAACGGCGACCTGATCTACTTCGTCCCTTGGGGGAATCTTGGTTTCTACTACGATGCCTCAGGTATCGGATTTTCGGACCAGACCATCCATTTGGGGCGCTACACCGCCACCCCGGAACGGCTTGCGCAGTTCGAGGGGCCGGACGTCCGGGTAGAAGTCAGCCGCTGA